The following nucleotide sequence is from uncultured Flavobacterium sp..
TATATATAATAGAAACAATTACAGATAAATCTGCAATTTTAAGAAACATAATATTAAAATAACTCAAAAATGCATTCACGAGGTTGATATTTAAAAAAAATAGATACTTTTGTTGCAGAAAAATAGAGCAATGGCAAAGAATTTAGTAATAGTGGAGTCACCTGCAAAGGCGAAAACGATAGAGAAATTTCTAGGAAGTGATTTTCAGGTGGAGTCAAGTTATGGACATATAGCCGATTTACCATCAAAGGAAATAGGAGTAGATGTAGAAAATGGTTTTAAGCCTAAATATGAAGTTTCTCCAGACAAAAAAGCTTTAGTAAGTAAGCTGAAAACACTATCTAAGAATGCCGAAATGGTTTGGTTAGCAAGTGATGAGGACCGCGAAGGAGAAGCTATTTCATGGCACTTGGCGGAAGAACTAAAACTAGATACTAAAAAAACAAAGCGAATTGTTTTTCACGAAATTACAAAGTCAGCGATTCTTAAAGCAATCGACAATCCAAGAGAAATTGATTATAATTTAGTAAATGCACAACAAGCACGTCGTGTTTTAGACCGTTTAGTGGGGTATGAATTATCTCCTGTTTTATGGAGAAAAATTAAAGGCGGACTTTCTGCCGGACGTGTTCAGTCAGTTTCAGTTCGTTTGATTGTTGAGAGAGAACGCGAAATACAAAATTTTAATGCAGTTGCGAGTTATTCTATCGTAGCAGAATTTGTAAATGAGGCAGGGAAAACTTTCAAAGCCAAATTACCAAAGAACTTCAATACTAAAAAAGAAGCCGAAGATTTTTTAAATAAAAACATCGGATCACAATATAAGGTAGCCGATTTAGAAACTAAACCTACCAAAAAATCTCCAACAGCACCTTTTACAACTTCTACATTGCAACAAGAAGCAGCCAGAAAATTGTATTTACCGGTTGGAATCACAATGCAGCTTGCACAGCGTTTATACGAAGCCGGACTTATTACTTATATGAGAACGGACAGTGTGAATCTTTCTGCTGAAGCAATGAGTGCTGCTGAAGCTGAAATCATAAAATCATACGGAAAAGAATTCTCAAAACCTCGAAGTTTTACCAACAAAAGCAAAGGAGCACAAGAGGCGCACGAGGCAATTCGTCCAACAGATATGTCTCGTCACACGGTAAATATTGATCGTGATCAGGCTCGTTTGTATGATTTGATCTGGAAGAGAACATTGGCATCTCAAATGAGCGATGCACAATTAGAAAGAACAAATGTAAAAATTGAAGCTAATAATCACAATGAAGTTTTTACAGCTTCTGGTGAAGTTTTACTTTTTGAGGGTTTCTTAAAAGTTTACTTAGAAGGTCATGATGACGATGAAGAGGAACAAGAAGGAATGTTGCCTGCGCTAAAAGTAAACGAAAAATTAGTTAACAACTATATCACAGCGACTGAAAGATATTCAAGACCACCGGCTCGTTATACAGAAGCTTCATTGGTTAAGAAATTAGAAGAATTAGGAATTGGACGTCCGTCTACGTACGCACCAACAATTTCGACTATTATCAACAGAAATTATGTTGAAAAAGGAACTCTTGAAGGTCAGGAACGTAATTATACGCAACTTACTTTGCAAGCCGATAAGGTAGGAGAGAAGTTGTTAAAAGAAAATACAGGTTCAGATAAAGGAAAGTTAGTTCCTACAGATATCGGAACTATTGTTACAGATTTCTTAGTTAAGAACTTTGGGAATATTTTAGATTATAATTTTACTGCAAAAGTAGAACAGGATTTTGATGAAATTGCCGAAGGAAATATCGACTGGGCAATTATGATGCAGGAATTCTACAATAAATTTCACCCAAATGTAAAAGAGGTTGAAGCTAATGCAGAACGTGAAAGCGGAGAAAGAATTCTTGGAAAAGATGCAGAAGGAAGACAAGTTTCTGTTCGTTTAGGAAAATTTGGACCAATGGCTCAAATTGGAGAAGCAGATGACGAAGATAAAAAGTTTGCCAGTTTAATGGCAGATCAAAATATTGGAAATATTACACTTGAAGAAGCTTTAAATTTATTTTTATTACCTAAGAATTTAGGTGAATATAAAGGAGAAGAAGTAGAGGTGAGTAATGGTCGTTATGGGCCTTATGTACGTCACGGAAGTGTATTTATTTCGTTGCCAAAAGGAGAAGATCCGCTTGGAGTTTCAAAAGAAAGAGCACAGGAATTAATTGATGAAAAAGCAATTGCTGATGCGCCAATCGCGGTTTATAAAGGAGAAGGTGTTCAGAAAGGTGTGGGACGTTTTGGCCCATTCATTAAATGGAATGGTCTTTTTGTAAATGTTAGCAAAAAATACAATTTCGATAATTTATCACAAGCAGATGTCGAAGAACTAATTGAAGATAAATTACAAAAGAATATAGATAAAGTGCTTCACAATTGGGAAGACGAAGGAATTTTGGTTGAAAAAGCGCGTTGGGGACGCTCGGTTATTACAAAAGGTAAAATCAAAATTGAATTAAGTAAAGATGTTGATGCTACAAAATTGACATTGGCCGAAGTTCAGGAAATGATTGCCAAAAAGACACCGGCAAAGAAAGCACCAGCAAAAAAAGCAACAACAACTAAAAAAGCTCCAGCTAAAAAACCAGCTGCTAAAAAGAAATAATAAATGGAATTTGATTTTCTAGAACCAGTTAACGACGGAATTTTAAAATTCATTAGTTCGTTGTCTTCACAAGAATTGGGTAGCAAAATAGTTTTGCATACTCAGGATCAGTTTCCGGATATTAGCAAAATAAGTATTGCTATAGTTGGTGTTTTAGAAGACCGCCGTAATAGTGATATGGCTAATGAAGTTAGTCTTATGGCAGTTCGTAAAAAGATTTATAGCATGTTTCCCGGTAATTGGGATGCTTCTATTGCAGATTTAGGAGACATACTTGCTGGAGACTCTGTAGAGGATACGTATTTTGCATTAAAGAAAGTAACTTCTACTTTAATTAAGAATAAAGTGATTCCTATAGTCCTGGGAGGTTCGCAGGATTTGACCTATGCTTTGTATCGTGCTTATGATGATTTAGAGCAAATGGTGAACATGGTTTCTGTAGATAATAAATTTGATTTTGGTAAAGAAAATGAAACAGTTTCGGCTAATTCTTTTTTAACTAAAATTATAATTGATGAGCCTAATAATCTTTTCAACTATTGTAATATAGGATATCAGACTTATTACAACTCGCAGGAAGAAATTGATCTGATCGAAAAACTATTCTTTGATGCCTATCGTTTGGGTGAAATATCAAATAATATAGCTTTGGCAGAACCTGTTTTTAGAGATGCTGACTTGGTTAGTATTGATTTGAATTCGGTAAAGTCTTCAGCTTCAGGAAATATTAAGTCTTTTGAGCCAAATGGTTTCAACGGAAAAGAGATTTGTTCTTTGGCCAGATATGCCGGAATTAGTGATAAAGTTTCCTCTTTTGGAGTTTTTAATCATAATAGTACAGCACAGGAATCAGGTATAATTGCACAAATCGTTTGGTACTTTATTGAGGGCTATCATTACCGATCAAAAGAGTATCCGTTTGGAAGCAGAACAAACTATTTAAAATATATTGTTCCGCTCGAAGACGAAGAACTTATTTTTTACAAAAGTGACAAAACAGATCGTTGGTGGATCGAGATCCCATTCGAGTCAAATGGTCACAATAAATTAAAAAGAAATACGTTATTACCGTGTTCGTACGACGAATATTTGAGCGCTTGTAATCAAGAATTGCCAGAAAGGTGGTGGAAAGCACAACGAAAAAACGCATTATAGCGGGAAATTTCAGAAGAAATCTTAATTTTTTAAAAATTTAAAAATCGAGTTAAGATAAATTAGTAGGACAAGATTTACATATTATAAATTTTAACGTTTTACGTCGATTTTTTGAGTTAGTTTGTCGACAAAATATTTTTTTTTTATTTTATTTAACATTATTTTTGAACGGTGAAAAATTTCGCAACTAGTATTGTTTTTTAGATAAATAATAAATACGTTTACGAACTTATAATAATGAATAGATAATCCAAATTTATATGAAGAAGTTTATTGCATTTGCAGCAATGTTAACACTGGTAATTGGCTGTGGTAAGTCAGGAGACAAAGGTGAATTAGTTGGTGTTACAGGAGGAAAATGGCATCCTGAAAAACCTTATGGAATGACTTTGGTTCCAGGTGGATCTTTTATAATGGGTAAGGCTGATGCTGATTTAGCTAACGTGGAGGATGCTCCAACTAAATCGGTAACTGTTCGTTCGTTTTATATGGATGAAACCGAAATTACAAATAGCGAATATCGCCAGTTTGTCGAGTGGGTAAAAGACTCTACAATGAGAGTTCGTTTAGCTATTTTAGCTGATGAAACAGGGCAAAAAGCTACAGGTGATGCTAAAGGTAAAAAAGGCGGTAGCATCGCAGATTATGCATTTAATGATTCTGAGCCAGATAAAATGACGGCTTATGATAAATATATGTATGATAATTACTATAGTGTAGGGACAAAAGATGATCCTTATGCAGGAAGAAAATTAAACAAGAAAGTTAAGTTAATTAAAGATACTAAAGCTTACCCAGATGAGTATTATACTGAGGTAATGGACTCTATGTATTTGCCAATTGAAGAATCATATAATGGTTTAAGAACAATTGATGTAAATAAATTGAAATTCCGTTATTCTTGGATGGATATTCAGGCTGCTGCAAAGGCCAAAGTAGGAAAAAGAAAAGACTTCGTTAAAACTGAACAAGTTAGCGTATATCCTGATACTACAGTTTGGATTAAAGATTTCGCTTATTCATATAATGAACCAATGCACAATGATTATTTCTGGCATAAAGCTTACGGAGATTATCCTGTAGTAGGTGTTACATGGAAACAAGCTAAAGCATTTTGTGCTTGGAGAACTTTAAATAAAAATAGCTATATCAAATCTAAGAAAAAAGGACGTGATTTAGTTAATGCTTTCAGATTGCCAACTGAGGCAGAATGGGAGTATGCTGCAAGAGGTGGTCTGGAGTCTGCTACTTATCCTTGGGGAGGTCCTTATACTAAAAGTGACAGAGGTTGTTTCTTAGCAAACTTTAAACCAAACAGAGGAGATTATGCTGCTGATGAAGCTTTATATACTGTTGAGGCTAAATCTTATGAGCCAAACGGATATGGATTGTACAATATGGCAGGAAACGTTTCAGAGTGGACAGATTCAGCTTACAACCCAAATGCATATGAGTATGTTTCTACAATGAACCCTAACGTAATTGATGGAAACAATCAGAGAAAAGTTGTTCGTGGTGGATCTTGGAAAGACGTTGCTTACTTCCTACAAGTAAGTACTCGTGATCACGAATATGCTGATTCTGCAAGAAGTTATATTGGTTTCAGAACTGTACAAGATTACATGGGAACCCAAACAACTGGAAGCGGGAAGAAAAAAAAGTAAATTATAATTAATATCAATAACCAAATCGAATCTATTTAAAATTAAAACCTAAAAAAAAAGTATTATGGCATTATTAAGTAAAAAAGCAATGAATTTCGCTTATGGTATGGGAGCGGCAGTAGTAATTATTGGAGCATTATTCAAAATTACTCACTTTGAAATTGGACCATTAACAGGTACATTGATGCTTTCAGTTGGATTAGTAACTGAGGCATTAATCTTTGCACTTTCTGCTTTTGAACCAGTAGATGCAGAGTTAGATTGGACTCTTGTTTACCCTGAATTAGCTAATGGTCAAGCTAGAAAAAAAACAGATAAAGTTGAAACTCCATCTGATGCCCAAGGATTGTTGTCTCAAAAATTAGACACAATGTTAAAAGAAGCTAAAATTGACGGTGAATTAATGTCAAGTTTAGGAAATTCAATCAAAAACTTCGAAGGAGCTGCAAAAGCAATTTCTCCAACAGTAGATTCTATTGCAGGACAAAAGAAATATGCTGAAGAAATGTCTATGGCTGCTGCACAAATGGAATCATTAAATAGCTTATACAAAGTACAATTAGAAAGTGCTTCTAGAAACGCACAAGCAAACAGCGAAATTGCTGAAAATGCTTCTAAATTAAAAGAACAAATGCAATCAATGACTGCAAACATTGCTTCTTTGAACAGTGTTTACGGAGGTATGCTTTCTGCAATGAGTAACAAAGGATAATTAGTTTTTAACTATTGTATTAAATTTATTAATAAGAACTAATTAGAAAAAAATGGCAGGAGGAAAATTAACCCCTAGACAGAAGATGATTAACCTGATGTATCTGGTTTTCATCGCAATGTTAGCAATGAATATGTCAAAAGAAGTATTATCTGCTTTTGGCTTAATGAATGAAAAATTTGAAAGTGCTAATACATCTTCAGAGCAAACAAATGCTGGTTTATTAATGTCTTTAGATCAAAAAGCTTCTGAAGCAAAAGGAGAATTTGCAACTGCTGCAGTTACTGCTCACCAGGTTGAAACAGCTTCAAAAGAATTTTATGCATACATCGGTTCTTTAAAAGGAGATGTTTTAAAAGGATTTGAAAGTGATAAAGAAACTGGAAAATTACCTTACGAGTCTATGGACAAAGGTGATAATATCGACAACTGGTTTACAGGGGAAGGATATACAGCTAAAGGAAATGATGTTATTTCGCACATTGAGAAATATAAAGCTGCGATGAAATCAGCATTAGCTGATAAAAAATATGCTGCTATTTTAGGTGAAATTGAAAAGAAATTTGATGTTTCAGACGTAAAAAATAAAGAAGGCTTAAAAGATAAATATTTAGCTTACCACTTTAAAGGTTTTCCTGCTGTAGCTTCATTAGCTAAACTTTCAGCTTGGCAAAATGACGTTCAAAAAGCAGAATCTGATGTTTACAGTGCTGCTTTAGGAAAAGCTGCGGTTGCTGCTGCTTCTTATAGCAATTACCAGGCAATTGTTGTTTTAGATAAAAACGCTTATTTCCAAGGAGAAAAAGTAACAGGTAAAGTAGTTTTAGGTCGTTATGACGAAAATACAAAACCAACGTCATTCCAAGGTCCAGGACAAATTGTTAACGGACAAGCTGTTATCTCATTAACTGCTGGAGGTGTTGGAGAGCAAAACATTAATGGTCAATTTTCTTTCTTAGAAGATGGTAAAAATATCCCACTTAAATTTGCTGGAAAATATGTTGTAGTGCCAAGACCAAATTCAGCTACAATTTCTGCTGATAAAATGAATGTTGTTTATAGAGGTGTTGTTAACCCAATCTCTGTATCATTCGCAGGTGTTGCTGACAATAAAGTTGTTGCTAGTGCTCCAGGATTAAGTTCTGCTGGTAAAGCTGGAAAATATAACATGAACCCGGGTGCAGGTACTGAGGCTACAATTTCGGTTACTGGTACATTGCCAAACGGAGATAAAGTTTCAGATAAGAAAACATTTAGAATTAAAGGTATTCCTGGACCAACAGGAACAATTAGAGGTGAGATGGGTGTTGTTAAAGGACCTAAATCTAACTTAGAAATTGCTACTATTGGTGCTAAATTGCTTGATTTTGATTTTGAAGTTGGTTTAGATGTTATTGGATTTAACTTAAAAATTGCTGGACAACCTACAGTTGTTGTTAGTGGTAATAAATTAAATGCACAGTGTAAACAAATTCTTTCTAGAGCAGGTAAAGGAGATCAGGTTACTATTTCTGAAATTAAAACTAAACTTGTTGGAGCTGGTAGTTATTTATTACCAAGAACTGCTCCGGTAATTTTTGAAATACAATAATAAAAAGTAGGTAAAACTACGTTCAATATATTATAATAATACCACGATGAAAGTAAGACATTTTTTAATAGCTATTGTTTCTATCGCAGGAGGTTTTGCTTCTAATGCGCAATCGAATTTGCTGAATGCAAAAACACCTGAACAAATAGGACTTAAGACTCCTGCACAACTTATCTCAGACAACGATAAGCCATTGGCTTATGGTTATGTAGATGATAGAGATGTCTTGATGGGAAAAACTACTTGGGAGATTATTGATTTGAATGAGAAAATCAACTTTCCATTATATTTTCCGGTAGATACTGCTAATATTGGTTCAGACAGACGTTCATTATACGACGTTTTGACGAAAGCTGTTAAAAACGGTAAAATAACTGAAGTGTATAGCGACAGTTATTTCAATACTAAAAAATCTATGAAAGACATCGAAGGTGCGTTATCACGTATTGATACGACAGATGCTGGTAGAGAGTTGATCAACCAATATCCTGATGACTACAAAACTCACGTTGTGAAGAAAAAAGTAGTTACTGGTACTGGTAAAAAGAAAGTTGTTACTTATGTTGATGAAACAGTTGGTGCAACAAGAACAGTTCCTTCTGAGTATATCTTGAAACAAGATCTTACTGCAGCAGATGTTACACAATATAAAATTAAAGGATACTGGTATTTTGACAAACGTCAAAGTGAATTGAAATATCGTTTACTTGGAATTTGTCCTGTAACTCCAGACGTATATACAATGAATAGTGACGAAAAGGATTATATTGAGTTATTTTGGGTTTTCTTCCCTAATGCGAGAGAAGCATTACATGAAGCAAAAGCATTTAACGATAGTAATTCAGCGCTTCCAATTTCATTTGATCAAATATTAAACTCAAGACGTTTCAATGCAGTACTTTACAAAGAGGAAAACTTGTATGGAGACAGAGCAATTAGTGATTACATGAAAGATAATGCTCAAAATCAGTTGTTAGAATCTGAGAGAGTAAAAGAGAAGATTCGTAACTTCGAACAAGATATGTGGAATTACTAAGTATCTAAATTACAATATTATAAAAACTCTTACTATCTTTGTAGTAAGAGTTTTTTTTTGCCCATTGATTTAATAAAGAAATCAGTTGTTAAAGCAGGATTGACTGGTTTTTCTTCTGTAACCTACTCCGGTAATTTGTACAATTTTAATATTTCTTACGTAATGTAAGAAAAATAGCAATATATTTTGTAGATTTACGTTCAATATGTTTTAATGATATATTATGATGAGAGTAAGAAATTTTTTAATCGCTATTGTTTGGGTTGTCGGAAGTTTTGCTTCTAATGCGCAATCTAATTTACTTAATGCAAAAACAGCTGACCAAATAGGTCAAAAGAAAGCTGCTCAACTTATTGCAGACAATGATAAGCCATTAGCCTATGGTTATATCGATGACAGGGATGTTTTGATGGGGAAGACAGTTTGGGAAATAATTGATTTAAATGAAAAAATCAATTTTCCTTTATATTTTCCGGTAGATACAGCCAATATTGGAGCTGATAGGCGTTCGCTTTATGATGTTTTGACAAAGGGTATTAGAAGCGGTAAAATAACGGAGGTGTATAGTGACAGTTATTTTAATACAAAGAAAACTTTAAAAGACATTCAAGGTGCTTTGTCCCGTATTGATACAACAGATGCAGGTAGAGAGTTGATTAATCAATATCCGGATGACTATAGAACACATGTTGTAAAGAAAAAAGTGGTCACTGGCACAGGTAAAAAGAAAGCTGTTACTTATGTTGAACAAACAGTTGGTGCAACAAGAACGGTTCCTGCGGAATATATCCTAAAGCAGGATTTAACGGCAGCTGACGTTACGCAGTATAAAATAAAAGGGTATTGGTATTTTGACAAACGTATGAGTGAATTGAAATATCGTTTATTGGGGATTTGCCCTGTAACTCCTGATGTCTATACAATGAATAGTGATGAAAAGGATTATATTGAGTTATTTTGGGTTTTCTTCCCAAATGCCCGGGATGTATTAAATGAAGCAAAAGCATTTAATGATAGTAATTCTGCAGCTCCAATTTCCTTTGATCAAATTTTAAATTCGAGACATTTTAATTCTGTTATTTATAAAGAAGAAAATATGTACGGAGATCGTGAGATTAAAGCTTATATGAAAGACAATGCACAAAATCAATTGTTAGAAGCTGAGAGAGTGAAAGAGAAGATTCGTAACTTCGAAGAAGATATGTGGAACTACTAATTTTCCAAATTACATTATAACAAAAACTCTTAGTACCTTTGCGTATTAAGAGTTTTTATTTTATTTATTACTACATGCTTGATTATTTAATTGTCGGATCTGGATTAGCAGGGATTTCATTTGTTGAAATAGCCATTAAAAACAATAAATCTATTTTAGTTATAGATGATAAATCTCGAACTTCATCCAGAGTAGCTGGAGGTTTATACAATCCGATAATTTTAAAGCGTTTTAGTGAAGTTTGGAAAGCAGAGGAGCAATTAGTTCTAATGGAAGAATTCTACAAAACAATTGAGGACAAATTACAAACAAAAGTCAATTTTAAGCTTCCTATTTTAAGGAAATTTTTCTCAATTGAGGAACAGAATAATTGGTTTTCGGCTTCAGATAAACCTCTTTTAGCACCATTTCTCTCTACAAAATTAGTTTTCAAAAAATATTTCGGAATAGATTCTCCTTTTGATTATGGAGAAGTATTACATACCGGTTATGTTGATACGAACCTTTTGTTAGATAAATATCAAAAATATTTAATCGAGAATGAATTATTGCTTCAGGAATCATTTGATTATTCTAAAATTGATTTTCAGAATGATTATGTTCAATATAAGGAGTATAAGACTAAAAATATAATTTTTGCAGAAGGTTTTGGATTGCATTCAAATCCATTTTTTCAGGATTTACCACTCGATGGTACCAAAGGAGAACTTTTAATTATAAAAGCACCGGAACTTGATCTAGATGTGATTGTGAACACAAGTGTTTTTATTTTGCCGTTAGGGAATGATTTATTCAAGGTTGGTGCAACATACAATTGGAAAGATAAAACTGGTTTGCCAACAGAAGAAGGAAAGATCGAATTAGTAGATCGAATTAAAGAAATTATCAATTGCAACTTCGAAATTGTTTCGCATTTTGGCGGTGTGCGCCCAACTGTACGTGATAGGCGCCCAATTATAGGGACACACAATCAGCATAAATCATTACATTTATTAAACGGATTAGGGACGCGCGGTGTAATGCTTGGGCCGGCAATGGCAAAAGATTTATTTGAGTTTATCGAGAATAAAATAGCATTAGATCCAACAATTGATATTAATCGATTTTATAAAAAACGAAAATAGCACTATTATTTCTTTCCGGCTTGTGGATCATAAGAAATAAACATATTAATGTATAAATTTCTCGAGAGTCTGAGAACAAATGGAAACAATACAATTAAAGTGATTACGATTGCTAAAAATGATTGTTCGATAGTAGTTTTAAAAAAGACAAAGGAAACAATAAATGCTGCAATTCCTACCGCAACATTTAATCCGTAACTCACATACATTGCGCCATAAAAAAACGAAGGTTCAATTTGATATTTTAATCCGCAATGACTGCAATTCTCGTTCATTTTTAGAACTTTAGATAAATGAAGCGGATTTTTGTCGGAATACATGCTTTCATTTTGACATTTTGGACAACTTCCTGTTAAAATACTATTTAGTTTCGATCCTTTTTTTAACATTTGCAAAAAATTAAAATTACCCATTGATTTGGGAGTGTAAATTTACACAATCAATTAGTTATAAAATAACAATACATGCTTAATATACATAATTTATCGGTTTCTTTTGGAGGAACATATTTGTTTGAGGAAGTAACTTTTCGTTTAGGCGCTGGCGACCGCGTAGGTCTTGTTGGTAAAAACGGAGCAGGTAAATCGACAATGCTTAAAATGTTAGCCAGAGATTTTGCTCCTGACTCAGGAGTTATTTCTCAGGAGAAAGATATAAAAATGGGGTTTTTACGTCAGGACATTGATTTTGAACGTGGAAGAACTGTATTAGAAGAAGCCTATGAAGCTTTTACTGAAATTAAAGTTGTAGAAAAAAAGTTAGAAGAAATCAATCATCAATTGGTTACCAGAACTGATTATGAGAGTGAAGAATATGGTCAGATCATTGAAGATTTATCTGATTATACCCATCGTTTTGACCTTTTAGGAGGTTACAACTATGTGGGGGATACAGAGAAAATCCTTTTAGGTTTAGGTTTCAAAAGAGAAGTTTTCAATAATCAAACCGAAACATTTTCGGGAGGTTGGAGAATGCGTATCGAGTTGGCAAAATTATTATTGCAATCAAACGATGTGTTGCTTCTGGATGAGCCAACCAACCACTTAGATATCGAGAGTATCATTTGGTTAGAAAGTTTCCTTCGTAATTATCCTGGAGTTGTGGTAATCGTATCGCACGATAAAATGTTCCTGGATAATGTAACGAATCGTACGATCGAGATTTCTTTAGGAAAAGCATACGATTTCAA
It contains:
- a CDS encoding DUF983 domain-containing protein, which codes for MLKKGSKLNSILTGSCPKCQNESMYSDKNPLHLSKVLKMNENCSHCGLKYQIEPSFFYGAMYVSYGLNVAVGIAAFIVSFVFFKTTIEQSFLAIVITLIVLFPFVLRLSRNLYINMFISYDPQAGKK
- a CDS encoding FAD-binding oxidoreductase, producing MLDYLIVGSGLAGISFVEIAIKNNKSILVIDDKSRTSSRVAGGLYNPIILKRFSEVWKAEEQLVLMEEFYKTIEDKLQTKVNFKLPILRKFFSIEEQNNWFSASDKPLLAPFLSTKLVFKKYFGIDSPFDYGEVLHTGYVDTNLLLDKYQKYLIENELLLQESFDYSKIDFQNDYVQYKEYKTKNIIFAEGFGLHSNPFFQDLPLDGTKGELLIIKAPELDLDVIVNTSVFILPLGNDLFKVGATYNWKDKTGLPTEEGKIELVDRIKEIINCNFEIVSHFGGVRPTVRDRRPIIGTHNQHKSLHLLNGLGTRGVMLGPAMAKDLFEFIENKIALDPTIDINRFYKKRK